From one Trueperella pyogenes genomic stretch:
- a CDS encoding choice-of-anchor M domain-containing protein, whose protein sequence is MHIKRACAASAALCISLTALTPSIAMAGPDDSKTVVTQAHVDAPKVFWDEAAKNFTLKTNYGTNPLKMDDTVLWVGQGINSRGAQKYIRHIEEKDAQDLSFLGKAGDLLYSAPANPGFPNHPIWAGYGADTAIPVENFRERAFTLDLLSFDGPGRMELFFPTSSRAVPVKRMMASHDAGRRTLFLDAGTHLHTETTFTRPGRYEMTYRATARTNDGELVASQPQTLVWQVGGASPSTKGIGDVETAFQAASSAESAAFKPSFTLAPYTKGERDGDKYLTSLSFATGDSSDQGTAVFYIDGYYLTEVPVTNGVATWNEMIGSQTSNFQVVYVPSQGSSPRWVSDAVSYTTGQEAATTSSAGTFPTKASQDPTPASATAEILDGSTDVTVKAVHHEAVGDSKLATFSVLPEDDRMTMRVKGGIYAKPDDEYPVCGIDFVSAPGNREFLRSMAYCGDEKSTIKLNVIPHPLDYRSALTVTTPNTANVVESAQFGVTKRPDDSKQPVQPPQPGEPTDPSESAPGSTILDKPVVLDRGHVDIRPFQSGDDVVMAIGDDSRQYDQKSVVRKPESVTLKVPARALKIRGPLSAEEAQKAGVGEPGFVQDSYNFLGKPGTRLWVLPQAQEEGLVWPGFSTEGMSIDRYPNGINLRLSPISVPEGGKWWAFISNFSNEVTMLGSSEGSHEVVNAQPTHIHNYWAFTKPGKYVIGVEAFGKNAAGEFVSDKAHVTFQVESADRGPQAGETPGEKPGDPSAKPTDESTPTSGQPTDKATDKPSGQPGSANPATTGDSATTPSGAPAAASEGNSTPGAQATTTGKKLPLTGGSVVSMAAAAAVVSAMGVALLLVRKRRLGS, encoded by the coding sequence ATGCACATCAAACGTGCGTGCGCGGCGTCAGCCGCGTTATGCATATCGCTCACGGCGCTGACCCCGTCGATTGCGATGGCAGGCCCAGATGATTCCAAGACCGTGGTGACGCAAGCACATGTGGATGCGCCGAAGGTATTTTGGGACGAAGCCGCCAAAAACTTCACGCTCAAAACCAACTATGGCACGAACCCGCTAAAAATGGATGACACCGTTTTGTGGGTGGGCCAGGGCATCAACAGTCGTGGCGCGCAGAAGTACATCCGCCACATCGAAGAAAAGGACGCCCAGGACCTATCCTTCCTCGGAAAAGCGGGCGATTTGCTTTACAGCGCGCCAGCTAATCCTGGGTTCCCAAATCATCCGATTTGGGCAGGCTATGGGGCAGATACTGCGATTCCAGTGGAGAATTTCAGGGAGAGAGCCTTTACCCTAGATCTACTGAGCTTCGATGGCCCAGGCCGCATGGAACTATTTTTTCCCACTTCAAGCAGAGCTGTCCCTGTGAAACGCATGATGGCAAGTCATGATGCGGGGCGGCGAACGCTGTTCTTGGACGCTGGCACCCACCTCCATACTGAAACGACCTTTACCCGACCTGGCCGCTACGAAATGACCTACCGCGCGACAGCGCGCACGAACGACGGCGAGCTGGTCGCCTCCCAGCCGCAGACCCTCGTCTGGCAGGTAGGCGGAGCCAGCCCAAGTACCAAGGGGATTGGGGACGTTGAGACTGCCTTCCAGGCCGCGTCTAGTGCTGAGTCTGCTGCATTTAAGCCGTCGTTCACATTGGCGCCTTACACGAAAGGCGAGCGCGACGGCGACAAGTATTTGACCTCCCTATCTTTTGCTACAGGTGATTCCAGCGATCAAGGTACCGCCGTGTTTTACATCGATGGCTACTACTTGACCGAGGTGCCGGTAACTAACGGCGTCGCCACATGGAACGAGATGATCGGCAGTCAAACCTCAAACTTCCAGGTAGTTTACGTGCCATCACAAGGGTCCAGCCCGCGGTGGGTGTCGGATGCGGTGTCATACACGACAGGGCAGGAGGCTGCTACGACGTCGTCGGCCGGTACGTTCCCAACGAAGGCTTCGCAAGATCCCACGCCGGCCTCGGCAACAGCAGAGATCCTGGACGGCTCGACGGACGTGACGGTTAAAGCGGTCCATCATGAGGCGGTCGGAGACTCGAAGCTGGCGACTTTCTCCGTGTTGCCGGAAGATGATCGTATGACAATGCGGGTCAAGGGCGGCATTTATGCCAAACCCGACGACGAGTACCCGGTGTGCGGCATCGATTTTGTCTCCGCGCCTGGAAACCGCGAATTCCTGCGGAGTATGGCATACTGTGGTGACGAGAAGTCAACCATAAAGCTCAACGTCATTCCGCACCCGTTGGATTATCGTTCGGCACTCACGGTCACGACTCCAAACACGGCGAACGTCGTTGAGTCTGCGCAATTCGGCGTGACAAAGCGACCGGACGATTCGAAACAGCCAGTACAGCCGCCGCAGCCGGGCGAGCCGACGGACCCTAGTGAATCTGCGCCCGGATCGACTATCCTCGACAAGCCCGTTGTCCTCGATCGCGGCCACGTAGATATTAGGCCGTTCCAAAGCGGTGACGACGTCGTCATGGCAATCGGCGATGACTCTCGCCAGTATGATCAAAAGTCAGTGGTGAGAAAGCCGGAGTCGGTGACGCTGAAGGTTCCCGCCCGCGCTTTGAAGATTCGCGGCCCGCTCAGCGCAGAAGAGGCACAAAAGGCCGGAGTTGGTGAGCCGGGGTTCGTCCAAGATTCCTACAACTTCTTAGGTAAGCCGGGGACGCGGCTGTGGGTCTTGCCACAAGCGCAGGAGGAAGGCCTTGTGTGGCCCGGATTCTCCACCGAGGGCATGTCGATCGACCGCTACCCGAATGGAATTAATCTGCGGCTGAGCCCGATTTCTGTTCCGGAAGGGGGAAAGTGGTGGGCGTTCATCTCGAATTTCTCCAATGAGGTGACGATGCTGGGATCTTCTGAAGGTTCCCATGAGGTTGTAAACGCTCAACCTACTCATATTCACAATTACTGGGCTTTCACTAAGCCGGGCAAGTACGTGATCGGTGTGGAAGCATTCGGAAAGAACGCGGCAGGCGAGTTCGTCAGCGACAAGGCACACGTTACCTTCCAGGTGGAAAGCGCAGATCGTGGACCGCAGGCGGGCGAGACGCCGGGGGAGAAGCCTGGCGATCCGAGTGCAAAGCCTACAGACGAGTCGACGCCGACCTCCGGCCAGCCAACGGACAAGGCGACTGACAAGCCAAGTGGGCAGCCTGGTTCGGCAAACCCTGCAACGACGGGTGATTCGGCCACGACGCCGTCTGGCGCGCCTGCCGCCGCGTCAGAGGGGAATTCGACTCCGGGTGCCCAGGCCACGACGACGGGCAAGAAGCTCCCACTTACCGGCGGTAGCGTAGTGAGCATGGCTGCCGCGGCTGCTGTGGTGAGCGCTATGGGCGTGGCGCTGCTGCTCGTACGCAAGCGGCGACTCGGATCGTAG